The following nucleotide sequence is from Acidobacteriota bacterium.
GACGAGAGCGACGACAGCAGCGCGTCCACATTGGGCTGATCGAGGTCCTTGACCTGGCCAACCCGACGCCATTTTTCCGCGCCATCCTTGCTCTTCGACTTCTCGAACGCCACGGTCGCCGCGCCGCGCGTAATCTCGAGCCGGGTGATCGTGAACGGCTTGAACTCGAACAGATCCCTGGGTCGGTAGTCGTCCGCCTTCTTCTTCAGATCCGTTGCCAGTGCCGCTTCGACCGTGAACACCATCGGCCTCGACACGTCGCGGGCGTAGAGGTTGCCGCCCTCGGCCCCTTTCCCGATGGCCAGCGTCGCCCGCACGCTGCCGGACACGACCGTGACAGTGACGTCGGGTTTGTCGAGTCCGTACTTGGCCAGGTCTTTCTCGGGGACGTCGTCTGCGACGAACGATTTCATCTGGGCGGTCTGGATGCGGCCGATCGCGCCGTCCACCGCCGAGGCGTCGGCGCGCGCGGCAATGGGTTTCGTCACTTGCCACCGAGTGTCCACCAATGCCAGTGTGACCGGGCCGTCTTTGCTCACCACTTCCAATGCGCTGGCCTTTTCGCGGTCGAAGACCAGGACCTTCTTGTCCCGCAGATCAAACGCCGTGCGGTTGAACGTCCCGTCGAGGAACGATGAGACGAGGAAGACGCGCTTCTCGGTTGGCAGCTTGGCGTAGAGGTCGCCGCCAGTCGGGGTCTTCTCTCCCAGGAAGAGGCGCGTGACATCCTTGTCGCCGGACTTCCGGAACGCCACTTCCACACGCGGCGTGGCCAGGCCGTACTGACTGATGTCGGCAGGGTTGTCGTCGACCACCCGTTGACGCTCGAGCGACGCCAGGTTGGTGGCAATCGAGGTGACTTCCGACTCGTCGGCCTTCGTCTGTGCGGGCTCCACCATGGTCCACGCACCGTTGACCTTCTTGAGGACCGAGCGGTCGCCCTTCGCGGGTTTGACCTGCAGTTCCTCGATCTTGTCGGCTTCGACCGTGAAGACCTTCTGTTTCGGTTCGCCGGCGTCCTTGCCAAGCGGCTTCTTCTCTCCGTAGAAGTAGACGTAGCCGAGCAGACCGAGGAAGACGACCAGCAGAATGAACGTCGAACGAAAACCGCGCATCAACGCCTCCGCCACCAGGTATAGACGCCCATCGCCAGGATGGCTCCGGGGATGCCGAAGATGGCCATGAAGAACACCAGCCGGGTCTCGGCGGCCGTCATCGTGAGCCGGCGATCGCTCGCCTCCCTCGGCCGGATCGAAATGAGGTTCTCCTGCTGCGACAGCCAGCCGATCGTGTTCATGAACAAATCGCGATTGCCCTGCACGTTGATGTAGGCGTTGGCGGCGAAGTCCGAATCGCCAATCGCGACCACGCGCGTCTCGGACGTCTTCTCGTTCTTGTCGGCGCCGGCCGATTCCGGCGTTTTCGCCGCCGCGCTGGCCGCAGCCGACACGGCCGCGCCAATCGACACGGGGCCCTTGAGATCCTTGCCCTCGTCGAATTTGACCTCGCCGGACTTCATCAACCCGTCGATGTCGGATTCGCCCCAACTGCGCGAGCTCGTCTGGATAAACGTGTCCGGCGTGTGCCCGTTCGCCCCGCCCTTGAGCGGTCCAATCGACCGGGCGAACGGGTAGGCCGTCATGAGATTCATCTTTTCCGTAATCGGGTGGGTCGGATAGCTGGCCGCAACCGGCGTGGCGGCGTCCGCGCCGAAGATCTGGCCGAGGCCGCTCGCGTCAACGACGATGTTGTTGCCCACGTCGAAGCCCCACTCGCGGAGCAAACCTTCGAGGTTGGCCAGCGGTGCCGCCTTGCTTGATTCCGGCGGATCCAGCATCACCATCAGCTTGCCTCCGCCAGCCAGGTACCTCCTGATCGCGTCCACTTCCGGCGCGAGCAGGTCCGTCTTCGGGCCCGCTACGATGAGGGCCGCCGCATCAGCAGGAACCCGCCCCTGTTGAATGAGCACGACCTTGTCGACGCCGTAGTTCTCGCGCTCGAGCGACGACTTCACCGTGCTGAACCCCGTCCGTTCGGTGCTGTCCGGGATCTTCTCGCCGTGCCCCTGTGTCAGGTAGATCTTCTTCTGTGAGCCCGTAACGACCTTGACGATGCCCGTCGTCAGATCCTGCTCGCTGCTGCCCGAGACGCGTTCTACGCGTCCCTTGTACTCGAAGACGACGGTGCCGTAGGTCTCCACCTTGTACTGGATCGCCCTGGTGCGCTGCTTGTCGGCGTCGACGTACTCGACGGTGACGTTCTTCGAGGCGTGCTCGTATTCGGTGAGCTGATCCTTGAAGCGCCGCAAGTCCATGGCCTTCTCGAAGACCCTGATCGCCAGCGGGGCATCGAGCTTCCTCAACACGTTCTGCGTCTGGTCCGACAGCGTGTAGACGTTGTTGACCGTCAAATCCCACCGCTTGCTCTGCCGGGCGCCGATGATGTTGATGAGCACGAGGATTCCCAGCACGAATGCGATGCTCGAGAACGTGATCGTGCTGAGCCGCGTCTGTCGGCGCTGGAACGCCGCGGCGATCTCCCGCCACCCCGTCAGCATCGACAGCAGCAGCAGGATCAGCCCGGCGACGGCGAGATAACGCGCGTAGCCGGTCCAGTCCGGCCTCCACGGCTGCAGAAACAGCGCCAACGCCAGGCAGACAAGGGCGATGGCCAGCCAGCTCGAATAGTCCGCGAGTTTCCTCATCATCCGCGCCACCGTTCACTGTCGACCGACCGGGCGGTCAGAAAAAGGCCAAACGTAATGAAGCTCACGTAGAAGATAAGGTGCTTCGTGTCGATGATGCCCTTACCGAAGTCGTCGAAGTGCTGCGTGATCGAGAGGTAGTTCAACACCTCCTCCACGACAGGACCTGCCGACGTGCCAAACAGCCCCGTGGCCGAACTGGCGAGCCAGTCGATCACCCACAGCAGCAGGAAGACGACGAAGGTCATCATCCCGGCGACGATCTGGTTCTTCGTGAAGCTCGACACCAGCATGCCGACCGAGACGAAGCAGCCGCCGAAGAGCAGCAGGCCGAGGTAAGCCGTGGCGATCGGCTTCCACTCGGGTGTGCCGAACGCGAACAACACCGCCACGTAAACGAGCATGACGCCGAGCATCGCGGCGTACAGCGAGAGCGCGCCCAGGAACTTCCCGACCAGAATCTGGACGTCGGTGATCGGTGAGGTCAGTAGCAGTTCCATCGTGCCCGAGCGCTTCTCCTCGGCGTACGTCCTCATCGTGATCATGGGCAGGACAAACAGGAGCAGCACCATCGCGTTCCCAAGCAGCGGCCGGATCATCTGCTCGTTGACGTTCAGGCTCTGAGGGCCCATCCCCATGCCCATGGCCATCTGCATCCCCTGCTTCACGAACCAGTCGAGGATCGTGTAGTAGAAGACGCCGAACAGGATCGAGAACAGGCCGATCACGACGTAGGCGATGGGGGAGGCGAAGTAGGCCCGGATCTCCTTCTGGGCAATGGCGAGTATGTTGCTCACTGCGCGGCCTCCTTGGTCTTCCCGGTGGGCTCCGGCTTCTTCGGGTCGACTTCCTCGGTTGTGACCTGCAGGAAAATCTCTTCGAGGCTCATCCTCAGCGGGCGCAACTCGAGCAGGCCCCAGCCCTTCGACACGACAGCCGCCGCCAGGTCGCGCCGGATGTCCTGGCCCCGGGAGCCTTCAACCTCGTAGCCGACCGCCGTGCCGTGGCGGTCGGAGATGCCGACGCGCGTGACGCCCGGCACCGCCTGGAGGGCAGGACTGGCATCGACATCGGCGGCGTCCAGTTGGACGTACATCGTCTCGGCTCCCTGCAGTCGATGAGTCAGGTTCTCGGGCGTATCAACCGCCACCACCTTGCCCTTCGTGATGATCACCACACGCTGGCAGGTCTGCGCGACCTCCGGGAGGATGTGCGTGCTCAGGACGATCGTATGGTTGCCGGCCAGCTCCTTGATCAGCTGGCGTGTCTCGATGATCTGCTTCGGATCCAGCCCGGCCGTCGGCTCGTCGAGTACCAGGACGTCGGGGTTGTGCAGGATGGCCTGGGCAAGACCGACACGCTGGCGATAGCCCTTCGACAGCTTGCCACAGTGGCGATCGGCCACGTCAACAATCGCCGTCTTCTTCATCACCTGCGCGACCCGCGCGAGCCGATCACCCGTCTGAACGCCTTTGATTTTCGCCACGAACGTCAGGTATTCCCGCACGGTCATGTCGGGATAGAGCGGCGGCGTCTCCGGAAGGTAGCCGGTTCTGCGCTTGGCATCGACGGGCTGGTCGAATACGTCAAAGCCGGCGACGATGACCTTGCCCTGGGTCGGGGGCATGTACCCCGTAATCACCCGCATCGTCGTCGTCTTTCCGGCGCCGTTGGGCCCGAGAAAGCCGAGGATTTCGCCCCGCTCGACGCGGAACGTCACATCGTCGACGGCCGTGATGCGGCCGTAGCGTTTCGTGAGGTGCTGGACCTCGATCACTGATGTCTCCGTGGATGACAGTTACGACCAACGTTTACGACTGAATCGAACCGGGCCGAGGGGCGCCGACACCGTGTCTTCAGACGCACGCGACTTGCACGCGGCCGGCCCGAAGATGCACCACGATCCGCCCGTTCTCGCGCGGGCATCCTCGAATCGTAGCGAGACCGTTCAGACAGTGTCAACCGGATGTATTGTGAATTGTACCTCTTGTAGCCTGTTTCCTGGATGCTGACTGACGAGTAAACGTGCCCACGACGACCCCCGTCTGCCCCGTGTGCGATATCCATGCGGAATCCGTGTTCCGCATCGAGGGGATGGACTGCCATGAAGAGGTCGCGATTCTGGACCGCCGGCTGAAGGGGCTGCCCGGCCTGGAGCGGATGACGGCCGATGTATTGGCCGGACGACTGCGGATTGCCTACGACGCCGCGCGGCTGTCGACGTCGACCATCGCGACCGCCATTGCCGACACCGGGATGCACGCGTGGCTCGAGCGCGATCAACCCACCCGCGTCGTTGACGCGCGATTCCAGCGAGGGTGGGCGCTGCTGGTCGTGTCTGGCGCGGCTTCCGCGCTGGGCCTGGCACTGCGTGCGGCAGGCGCACCGGCTGCCGCCACGACGCTGCTCTTTGCCGCCGCCGTCGCGACCGGCGGCTGGTTCTGGGCCCGGAGGGCGTGGTCGGCGGCGAGACTGTTCTCGCTCGACATCAACGTGCTGATGCTGCTGGCCGTGGTCGGCGCGATCGCCATCAACGAGTGGTCCGAGGCCGCGATGGTGACGTTCCTGTTCGCGCTGGCGCAGTGGCTTGAATCCCGCAACATGGAGCGCGCGAGGCTGGCGATTCGCGCGTTGATGGAACTGACGCCGAACGAGGCGCTCGTGCGTGGGGAGAATGGCGAGCGGCGGGTTCGCGTCGACGACATCCGGGTGGGCGATGTCCTGGTGGTCCGCCCAGGGGAGAAGATCGCGCTCGATGGCACCGTCGCGAGTGGCTCGAGCGACATCAACCAGGCGCCCATCACCGGTGAGTCCATCCCGGTGCCCAAGGCTGCCGGGTCCGTCGTGTACGCTGGGACGATCAATGGCCATGGAGCGCTCGAAGTGCGTGTCACGCACCTGCGCGCCGACTCGACGCTCGCTCACATCATGGCGCTGGTCGAACACGCGCAGTCGGAGCGGGCCGAGGCGCAGACCGTTGTCGAGCGATTCGCGCGGGTCTACACGCCTGCTGTCGTCGCGCTTGCCGTGACGTTGGCGCTGGTTCCTCCACTCGTGTTTGCCCAACCGTTCGGTACCTGGTTCTACCGCGCGCTGGTGCTGTTGGTCATCTCGTGTCCATGCGCGCTGGTGATCTCCACGCCCGTGTCGATTGTCTCCGCACTGGCTGGTGCCGCCCGTCACGGCGTGCTCATCAAAGGAGGGCGGCATCTCGAGACACTCGGCCACGTCAGGTGCATGGCTTTTGACAAGACCGGAACCTTGACGCGCGGCACGCCGGAGATCGTCGGGATCGAAGCGGTCGGGGGCCGGCCGATTCGTGAAGTGCTCGAGGTGGCGGCCTCGCTCGAAAGCCGATCTGACCATCCATTGGCACGGGCGATTCTCCTGCGCGCATCGCACGATCGCGTCGCCATCACGCCCGCTGCCGAGCACCGCGCGCTCCCCGGGCTCGGCGTCTCGGCCATCCTCAATGGCGAGCCCGTGCTCATCGGCAGCCACCGGATGTTCATCGAGCGAGGAATGTCCTCGCCGGCGATCGCCGCCAGGGTTGAGGCGTTATCAACCGACGGTCAGACGGCCGTGCTGGTGGCGAGATCCGGTCGGACCATCGGCGTGGTGGCCATTGCCGACGGCGCACGGGAAGCCGGACAGCAGCTCATGCGCCTCCTCCGGAAGCACGGCGTGGCGCACGTGGCGATTCTGACCGGCGATAACGAGGCCACGGCTGGCCGGCTGGCCAGGGACCTTGGAGTCACCGAGACGCGTGCCGGGCTGATGCCAGCCGACAAGGTGGCCGCTGTCCAGCAGTTGAAGGCGGCGTACGGCATCGTGGCCATGGTGGGCGATGGTGTCAACGACGCCCCGGCCCTGGCAGCAGCCGATGTTGGCATTGTGATGGGTGCGGCCGGCAGCGACGCCGCTCTCGAGACCGCGGACATTGCCCTGATGGCCGACGATTTGACCAAGATCCCCTACGCGGTTCGGCTGAGCAGAGCCACCGTGCGGAACATCCGATTGAACATCACGATCGCCCTCGCGTTGAAGGCGATCTTCCTCGTCCTGGCGGCGACTGGGTCGGCCACGCTCTGGATGGCGGTGGTCGCCGACATGGGGGCCTCGCTGCTGGTCATCGGAAACGGCCTGCGGCTGCTCAGATTCGACTGACTAATGTTCGTGGGGTTTGACGAAGTGCGTATCGACGAATTCCTCGACCGCGGACTGATCAGCCGAGTCGATACGTTCGAACTCGAGGCCCATGCCCACCCGGCGGTCGCTCCAGGTGACGCGCGCGTCGGCATCGACATCCTGCTTGGCATTGGGGAGGCGGAAGCGGACCCGGGCGCGGGCGGATGAGTCGAGTGGACTCATGGTCCTGATGGCCATGCCGTTCTTGCCGAGATTCAGCGTGACGGCCGCGGCAATCGTGTTGGCGACGCGGTAGGCCACCGGGATGCCCAGTACGACCCGGGAGCTGTTGCGTCGATTGAAGTTGTCGGGGAACAGGTGCGGCGCGAGCGACGGCAGGATGTGCTGGGCTGCGCTGTATTCATTGACGTACCCGGCAACGCCGAGGTCGGCCAGATCCCTGACCTCGGAGGCGGCGGTAATCGTCCCGCTGAACACCAGAATGGGGAGTTTGCCGCCGTCCAGTTTGCGAATCGAGCGGACCAGATCGACGCCGCCGGCGTGAGGCAGCCTGAGGTCGACCAACACCAGATCGATTTCCGACAGGTCGGCGCGGACGCGCGCCAGCAACTCGGCCGCGCTTCGGACCGTATAGGCCCGATGTCCGGCGTGTTCGAGGGCGGACTTGAACCTGTCGCGCACAAACGGCGTATCATCGGCGATCAGAACGGTCTTGTGCGTGGCCCCGGCGTTTGTCATTCTGTGCAATGTATCGGCGGCGGAGCGGGTGGACCTTAGCTCTCTTGGTGACACGAAGTTGCGTTGCGGGCGCTGGTGCTTGTCGCTATAATCCAGACTCGTTTTGCGCGATCCGTTCAGCCGTCGTCACATGGGTGGTCTGCCCGGCAGGCGGCGACTCTGGTGGACACGGTTGTTGATGCCCGTGGTTCCGTGAGGAGGCGGTATGGCGACTTGCCCCGAATGCGAGTTCGAGATCGACGTCGACGAATTGGATGTCGACAAGGGTGACACCCTGGAGTGCGACAACTGCGGCACGGCCCTGGAGGTCGTCAGCCTCAACCCGATCGTACTCGAAGATGTCGCCGAGGACGAAGACGAAGACGACGAGGACGAAGACGAGGACGACGAAGAGGAAGAGGAAGACGAGGACTTGGACGAGTGACCACCGCAGGGCTCGATCGACAGCAGGCGGAATCGGGCGTCGCCCGGTTCCTCGAGAAGGAGGCGCACCTGAGGGCGAGGCTCAGTTCACTGGGCTCGGTCGTGGTGGCATTTAGCGGCGGCACCGACAGCGCCTACCTGGCCTATGCGGCCTCGTCTATGCTTGGCGACCGCGCGCTTTGCGTGACTGCCGACAGCGCCAGTTACCCATCGCGGCACCGGAAGATCGCCACCGACCTTGCCGCGCAGTTCAACCTCATGCACGAGTTCATCGTCACCGCCGAGATCGACAATCCCGACTACCGCGCCAACGCGCCGGATCGGTGCTACCACTGCAAGCACGAACTGTTCACCCACCTGACGAGACTGGCTCGCGAGCGGGGGTTTGCCGCCGTGCTCGACGGCGCCAACGCCGACGATCGCGGTGACTACCGACCGGGTCGGCAGGCCGCGCGGGAAATGGGCGTGCTGAGCCCGCTCGATGAAGCCGATTTGACCAAGGACGAGATCCGGGAGTTGTCAAGGCGCGCGGGACTGCCGACGTGGAACCAACCCGCGTCCGCGTGTCTGTCGTCCCGCATTCCGTACCATTCCGAGGTCACCCCGGAGAAACTCCGCACGATTGAACGGGCGGAGGAGGTGCTGCGCTCGCTTGGCTTCAGGATTTACCGGGTACGGCATCACGACAACCTGGCACGTGTCGAACTCGGCCCAGACGAGATGATGCGGGCCCTGGATCCGGCCGTGCGCGAGGTGCTCGTGCGCGACATCAAGGCAGCCGGGTACCAGTACGTCGCGCTCGACCTCCAGGGCTACCGGATGGGCAGCCTCAACGAAGGCATCCTGCTGAAATCAGTGTGACCAGTCCCGTGACCGATCTGCTCCCTTCTGTCCGGCGCGGAAGCCGCGCGTGGTGGATGGCGGCCGCGCTGGCGGCGCTGTTTCTGGTCGGCCACCTGCCGTTTCTCGCGTCGACCCTCGAGGACGTTGATTCGGCGAATTTCGCCCTGGGTCTCCGCGATTTCGATCCCGGGCGTCATCGCCCCCACCCGCCTGGCTACCCGATCTACATCGCTCTGGCGAAAGCGGCAGCGACCGTGATGAGCGAGCCGCACGCGCTGGCCATCTGGGGCGTGTTGTGTGGCGCACTGGCGGCATTCGCGTTGCTGCGCCTCTTCGCCTGTCTCGAGGTGATCGACGGTGGGGCTTCGGGCCCGGCGAACCGTCGTGGCACGTTCTGGGAATCGTGGCTGACCGCGCCTGTCGCCGCCACGCTTGTCACGATGACGGCGCCGCTGGTCTGGATGACGGCATCGCGTCCGATGAGCGACGCGTTGGGCTTTGCCGCCTCGCTCGGGGCCCAGGCACTGCTCGTGACGGCGCTGGTCCAGCAGTCGCGCATGCGGGATGTGGCCACAGGCCAGATCGACACGGTGGCCGCCACGCAATCGGGCCGGCTGATTCTGTTCGGGGCGTTCGCCTGCGCGCTCTCGATCGGCGTGCGATCACAAGCCACGTGGCTGACTGTCCCGCTGCTGGTCGCCGTGATCGTGAGCCGGCGCCGGCGTCAAGCCGCCGCGGCGCTTATCGGTGCCACGGTGTGGTTTACCGGCGGCATCCTGCTGTGGCTCGTGCCGCTCGTCCTGGCGAGCGGAGGCCCGTCGAAGTACCTGGCCGCGTTTGCCAGACAGGCGGGCGAAGACTGGTCAGGTGTCGACCTGCTCGTGAGGCATCCGACGCCGAGGAAACTCGCATTCGCGCTCTACGAGACGTTTGTGCTGCACTGGGCCGAGGTCGGGTGGCTGATGATCGCCGCCGCGACGGTCGGCACGGTGGTGATGCTCCTGCGCCGCCGCCGTGGGCTGCTCGTCCTGCTGCTGACCTTTGCG
It contains:
- a CDS encoding DUF4340 domain-containing protein, whose amino-acid sequence is MRGFRSTFILLVVFLGLLGYVYFYGEKKPLGKDAGEPKQKVFTVEADKIEELQVKPAKGDRSVLKKVNGAWTMVEPAQTKADESEVTSIATNLASLERQRVVDDNPADISQYGLATPRVEVAFRKSGDKDVTRLFLGEKTPTGGDLYAKLPTEKRVFLVSSFLDGTFNRTAFDLRDKKVLVFDREKASALEVVSKDGPVTLALVDTRWQVTKPIAARADASAVDGAIGRIQTAQMKSFVADDVPEKDLAKYGLDKPDVTVTVVSGSVRATLAIGKGAEGGNLYARDVSRPMVFTVEAALATDLKKKADDYRPRDLFEFKPFTITRLEITRGAATVAFEKSKSKDGAEKWRRVGQVKDLDQPNVDALLSSLSSIVVDKYVDSTTKTGIGSPVAVVVAKFDDGKKEEKVTFGKVGSDVFAARSGDAGAAQIAATKLDDMLKSLDALK
- a CDS encoding Gldg family protein, whose protein sequence is MMRKLADYSSWLAIALVCLALALFLQPWRPDWTGYARYLAVAGLILLLLSMLTGWREIAAAFQRRQTRLSTITFSSIAFVLGILVLINIIGARQSKRWDLTVNNVYTLSDQTQNVLRKLDAPLAIRVFEKAMDLRRFKDQLTEYEHASKNVTVEYVDADKQRTRAIQYKVETYGTVVFEYKGRVERVSGSSEQDLTTGIVKVVTGSQKKIYLTQGHGEKIPDSTERTGFSTVKSSLERENYGVDKVVLIQQGRVPADAAALIVAGPKTDLLAPEVDAIRRYLAGGGKLMVMLDPPESSKAAPLANLEGLLREWGFDVGNNIVVDASGLGQIFGADAATPVAASYPTHPITEKMNLMTAYPFARSIGPLKGGANGHTPDTFIQTSSRSWGESDIDGLMKSGEVKFDEGKDLKGPVSIGAAVSAAASAAAKTPESAGADKNEKTSETRVVAIGDSDFAANAYINVQGNRDLFMNTIGWLSQQENLISIRPREASDRRLTMTAAETRLVFFMAIFGIPGAILAMGVYTWWRRR
- a CDS encoding ABC transporter permease, with amino-acid sequence MSNILAIAQKEIRAYFASPIAYVVIGLFSILFGVFYYTILDWFVKQGMQMAMGMGMGPQSLNVNEQMIRPLLGNAMVLLLFVLPMITMRTYAEEKRSGTMELLLTSPITDVQILVGKFLGALSLYAAMLGVMLVYVAVLFAFGTPEWKPIATAYLGLLLFGGCFVSVGMLVSSFTKNQIVAGMMTFVVFLLLWVIDWLASSATGLFGTSAGPVVEEVLNYLSITQHFDDFGKGIIDTKHLIFYVSFITFGLFLTARSVDSERWRG
- a CDS encoding ABC transporter ATP-binding protein, whose product is MIEVQHLTKRYGRITAVDDVTFRVERGEILGFLGPNGAGKTTTMRVITGYMPPTQGKVIVAGFDVFDQPVDAKRRTGYLPETPPLYPDMTVREYLTFVAKIKGVQTGDRLARVAQVMKKTAIVDVADRHCGKLSKGYRQRVGLAQAILHNPDVLVLDEPTAGLDPKQIIETRQLIKELAGNHTIVLSTHILPEVAQTCQRVVIITKGKVVAVDTPENLTHRLQGAETMYVQLDAADVDASPALQAVPGVTRVGISDRHGTAVGYEVEGSRGQDIRRDLAAAVVSKGWGLLELRPLRMSLEEIFLQVTTEEVDPKKPEPTGKTKEAAQ
- a CDS encoding heavy metal translocating P-type ATPase, with amino-acid sequence MPTTTPVCPVCDIHAESVFRIEGMDCHEEVAILDRRLKGLPGLERMTADVLAGRLRIAYDAARLSTSTIATAIADTGMHAWLERDQPTRVVDARFQRGWALLVVSGAASALGLALRAAGAPAAATTLLFAAAVATGGWFWARRAWSAARLFSLDINVLMLLAVVGAIAINEWSEAAMVTFLFALAQWLESRNMERARLAIRALMELTPNEALVRGENGERRVRVDDIRVGDVLVVRPGEKIALDGTVASGSSDINQAPITGESIPVPKAAGSVVYAGTINGHGALEVRVTHLRADSTLAHIMALVEHAQSERAEAQTVVERFARVYTPAVVALAVTLALVPPLVFAQPFGTWFYRALVLLVISCPCALVISTPVSIVSALAGAARHGVLIKGGRHLETLGHVRCMAFDKTGTLTRGTPEIVGIEAVGGRPIREVLEVAASLESRSDHPLARAILLRASHDRVAITPAAEHRALPGLGVSAILNGEPVLIGSHRMFIERGMSSPAIAARVEALSTDGQTAVLVARSGRTIGVVAIADGAREAGQQLMRLLRKHGVAHVAILTGDNEATAGRLARDLGVTETRAGLMPADKVAAVQQLKAAYGIVAMVGDGVNDAPALAAADVGIVMGAAGSDAALETADIALMADDLTKIPYAVRLSRATVRNIRLNITIALALKAIFLVLAATGSATLWMAVVADMGASLLVIGNGLRLLRFD
- a CDS encoding response regulator yields the protein MTNAGATHKTVLIADDTPFVRDRFKSALEHAGHRAYTVRSAAELLARVRADLSEIDLVLVDLRLPHAGGVDLVRSIRKLDGGKLPILVFSGTITAASEVRDLADLGVAGYVNEYSAAQHILPSLAPHLFPDNFNRRNSSRVVLGIPVAYRVANTIAAAVTLNLGKNGMAIRTMSPLDSSARARVRFRLPNAKQDVDADARVTWSDRRVGMGLEFERIDSADQSAVEEFVDTHFVKPHEH
- the larE gene encoding ATP-dependent sacrificial sulfur transferase LarE: MTTAGLDRQQAESGVARFLEKEAHLRARLSSLGSVVVAFSGGTDSAYLAYAASSMLGDRALCVTADSASYPSRHRKIATDLAAQFNLMHEFIVTAEIDNPDYRANAPDRCYHCKHELFTHLTRLARERGFAAVLDGANADDRGDYRPGRQAAREMGVLSPLDEADLTKDEIRELSRRAGLPTWNQPASACLSSRIPYHSEVTPEKLRTIERAEEVLRSLGFRIYRVRHHDNLARVELGPDEMMRALDPAVREVLVRDIKAAGYQYVALDLQGYRMGSLNEGILLKSV